In Myxococcus stipitatus, the following are encoded in one genomic region:
- a CDS encoding TolC family protein: protein MSNLPATAACVLAAALVWPCASTALPSELSFQEALALARTRAPALLEAEGLVAEAQGPVAGTNPLLRENPTLSAEAGSRKLDTGKRGTQFSVGLSQPFELGGKQGARRESAHAGLARQGAEKRDTERRVLGEVGAAFLRALHARELSRLLHETEEAAKHLADATKKRFDAGDVPIVDAHVTRVALARTHAAVAVAEGEESISLSELRALLGLPLEAPLTVRGDLRELASLPVPAPPSAQERPDIVALEAGLAQAEAELRLGRSQRWPDVSVGVRYENEVDETAVLGTLSVPLPVFSRGQEETVTQDARVRRLRTALEMARRAREVQVEAARIRDAKRQQALEVLVKDALPLLDENEALARKSYEAGEMDLAELLLVRRETLETRVALLDSHLQAALARVQLAVETGVLP from the coding sequence ATGTCCAACCTTCCCGCGACGGCGGCCTGTGTGCTCGCCGCGGCCCTCGTCTGGCCATGCGCCAGCACCGCCCTTCCCTCCGAGCTGTCCTTCCAAGAAGCCCTGGCCCTGGCCCGGACGCGCGCCCCCGCCTTGCTGGAGGCGGAGGGCCTTGTCGCCGAAGCCCAAGGTCCCGTCGCCGGCACCAATCCCCTCCTGCGCGAGAACCCCACCCTGAGCGCCGAGGCCGGCTCACGCAAGCTGGACACCGGCAAGCGCGGCACCCAGTTCTCCGTCGGGCTCAGCCAACCCTTCGAGCTGGGGGGCAAGCAGGGCGCACGGCGTGAGTCCGCGCACGCGGGCCTCGCCAGGCAGGGCGCGGAGAAGCGCGACACCGAGCGTCGTGTGCTCGGCGAAGTGGGCGCGGCCTTCCTCCGCGCGCTCCACGCCCGCGAGCTGTCCCGGCTGCTGCACGAGACGGAAGAGGCCGCCAAGCACCTCGCCGACGCCACGAAGAAGCGCTTCGACGCGGGGGACGTGCCCATCGTCGACGCCCACGTGACGCGCGTGGCGCTCGCCAGGACTCACGCCGCGGTGGCCGTGGCGGAGGGCGAGGAGAGCATCTCGCTCAGCGAACTGCGCGCGCTGCTCGGCCTCCCGCTCGAAGCGCCCCTCACGGTGCGCGGAGACCTCCGGGAGCTCGCCTCCCTTCCGGTGCCCGCGCCGCCATCGGCGCAAGAGCGCCCGGACATCGTCGCGCTGGAGGCGGGGCTCGCGCAGGCGGAGGCGGAGCTGCGCCTGGGCCGAAGCCAGCGCTGGCCCGACGTCAGCGTGGGCGTGCGCTACGAGAACGAGGTGGATGAGACCGCGGTGCTCGGCACCCTCAGCGTGCCGCTGCCGGTGTTCTCGAGAGGCCAGGAGGAGACCGTGACGCAGGACGCCCGGGTGCGACGACTGCGCACGGCGCTGGAGATGGCCCGGCGAGCGCGCGAGGTCCAGGTGGAAGCCGCGCGCATCCGCGACGCGAAGCGCCAGCAAGCGCTCGAGGTCCTGGTGAAAGACGCCCTGCCCCTCTTGGACGAGAACGAAGCCCTCGCCCGCAAGTCCTACGAGGCCGGGGAGATGGACCTCGCGGAGCTGCTCCTCGTCCGCCGCGAAACCCTCGAGACGCGCGTCGCGCTGCTCGACAGTCACCTCCAGGCCGCGCTCGCCCGCGTGCAGCTCGCCGTCGAGACAGGAGTCCTTCCATGA
- a CDS encoding efflux RND transporter periplasmic adaptor subunit, translating into MKRSHLILTSLLLLAACKRESAGKEDEHAHDEHADAKGHDEDHDESHVHIAPEMLRDLRVTTAPASARPGGDNVTALGELTFSEDAYAEVASPISARVGTVFVTTGQQVTQGEKLAELRSPELGKARAALQAAQAKAAAARQTAERKRGLAAERIVARKDVQAADAEAASADAEVAAARAELVALGASEDELRGGAGAPGFILRAPIQGTVIERDARMGQMADAEHPLFRIGDLGSLWLIVHAFERDAVRIQKDTEARVTFAAFPGKELTAKVGHVGQRVDASSRTIPVRLVLDNREGLLKPGMSATASIPLGSSDGTITTVPAASLQRLENGWVVFLPTGERGSFERREVGRGRTLGDHVEILSGLKVGENVVVDGAFLLKAEVEKSAGGGDHHGH; encoded by the coding sequence ATGAAGCGCTCGCACCTCATCCTGACCTCCCTCCTCCTCCTCGCCGCCTGCAAGCGGGAGTCAGCGGGCAAGGAAGACGAACACGCGCACGATGAACACGCCGACGCCAAGGGCCATGACGAGGACCACGACGAGTCTCACGTCCACATCGCCCCGGAGATGCTCCGAGACCTCCGCGTCACCACCGCGCCCGCGTCCGCGCGTCCAGGTGGAGACAACGTCACCGCGCTGGGTGAGCTGACCTTCAGCGAAGACGCCTACGCGGAGGTGGCCTCTCCCATCTCCGCGCGCGTGGGCACCGTCTTCGTCACCACCGGCCAGCAGGTGACGCAGGGAGAGAAGCTCGCCGAGCTGCGCAGCCCCGAGCTCGGCAAGGCGCGCGCCGCCCTTCAAGCCGCGCAAGCGAAGGCCGCCGCCGCGCGACAGACCGCGGAGCGAAAGCGCGGCCTCGCCGCCGAGCGCATCGTCGCGCGGAAGGACGTGCAGGCCGCGGACGCAGAGGCAGCCAGCGCCGACGCGGAGGTCGCCGCCGCCCGCGCCGAGTTGGTGGCCCTGGGCGCGAGCGAGGACGAGCTGCGAGGAGGCGCGGGCGCTCCGGGCTTCATCCTGCGCGCGCCCATCCAGGGCACCGTCATCGAGCGCGACGCGAGGATGGGGCAGATGGCGGACGCGGAGCATCCCCTCTTCCGCATCGGAGACCTGGGCTCGCTGTGGCTCATCGTCCACGCCTTCGAGCGCGACGCCGTGCGCATCCAGAAGGACACCGAGGCGCGCGTCACCTTCGCCGCCTTCCCAGGCAAGGAGCTCACCGCGAAGGTGGGCCATGTGGGGCAGCGCGTGGATGCCTCCTCCCGCACCATTCCCGTGCGGCTGGTGCTGGACAATCGCGAGGGCCTGCTCAAGCCCGGCATGTCCGCCACCGCGTCCATTCCCCTGGGCAGCTCCGACGGCACCATCACCACCGTCCCCGCCGCTTCGCTCCAGCGACTGGAGAACGGCTGGGTCGTCTTCCTCCCCACCGGAGAGCGAGGCTCCTTCGAGCGGCGCGAGGTGGGCCGGGGCCGCACGCTCGGAGACCACGTGGAGATCCTCTCCGGTTTGAAGGTCGGCGAGAACGTGGTGGTGGACGGCGCCTTCCTCCTCAAGGCGGAGGTGGAGAAGTCCGCGGGTGGAGGCGACCACCATGGCCACTGA
- a CDS encoding efflux RND transporter permease subunit has protein sequence MATEPQSSLVAKVLRTSFARPGLTVVLALALSAFGAVSLHGLRRDVFPDLSAPIFNVIVQNPAMGAEELETAVAIPMEVALAGLPEVRRIRSTSQLGVTQVTVEFEPDADYFRSRQYVAERVSQAQGELPPGTDSPLVSSLTGRLNEVFEFTLEAEPGAADLMALRDLAEFEVKNRLLAVPGVAGVERLGGYLRQFQVLLDPDQMVARGISLDEVEHALEGANLNASGGFVVQGPMEWTVRAVGRAQTVEDLNSTVVALRAGTPVLLADVADVREGPAVRRGIAHRLKGEVVSCRVIKQFGADTQHVAKGVREAIQELAGSMPPGVQLRVVYDQSELVDASLGGVSRAILLGALLVVLVLFGLLGDWRAALIVTLTLPLSLALAGILLKLGGIGINTMTLGGLAIAVGLLVDAAIIVTENIIHDLREGAGRKSVREEALSASLEVGRPIAFATLIVVSVFIPLFAMTGIEGRMYQPLAAAVVACLAASLALALTLVPVASALLLKAPRPGQPEDVWLIRKVKEVYAPLLEHCMRRAGLVRLVALVITLPALGLAFAVGSDFMPRLDEGAFLLQTVLPPEASLEEVDRLNHLVEDVLLGFPEVEDVVRRTGRAERTEDPMPHTVSDVLVVLKKERGRGLEELEDAMRVAVAKVPGVNVLFTTPLGMRIDEGLGGSPADLSVRIFGPEMETLATLGEKARAILAQVDGVEDLRVEKLSGLPQLRITVNRAAVARVGLTPGDVIRAVRVGLVGEESSQVWQGQRRHDLVLRLADHRRGDLQALRNLLVDGHDGTRIPLSQLATIEETFGAGSIRREAGSRRLAVEASVSGRDLGSTAAEVRERLAAGLKLPTGYFIDVGGRVESQQRAAQSLAMAIAVAILAVFILLYLALNSVAEALVILATLPDAFVGGILALLIAGETWNVSSLVGLIGLFGIAVQNGLVLVSQTKDLLARGKPFEQAVREASLGRVRPKLMTAATAILGLLPLLVLPLHGTEIERPLAVVMVGGLVTSTLFTLLVLPTFYTFVNGIKDKLTRNVAD, from the coding sequence ATGGCCACTGAGCCTCAAAGCTCGCTGGTGGCGAAGGTGCTGCGCACGTCCTTCGCGCGGCCCGGCCTCACCGTGGTGCTGGCCCTGGCGCTGTCCGCCTTCGGCGCGGTGTCTCTGCACGGCCTGCGCCGCGACGTCTTCCCGGACCTGTCCGCGCCCATCTTCAACGTCATCGTCCAGAACCCCGCCATGGGCGCGGAGGAGCTGGAGACGGCGGTGGCCATCCCCATGGAGGTGGCGCTCGCGGGCCTGCCCGAGGTGCGCCGCATCCGCTCCACCTCCCAGCTGGGCGTCACCCAGGTGACGGTGGAGTTCGAACCGGACGCGGACTACTTCCGCAGCCGCCAGTACGTCGCCGAGCGGGTGTCCCAGGCACAAGGCGAGCTGCCTCCGGGCACCGACTCACCCCTCGTCTCCAGCCTCACGGGGCGGCTCAACGAAGTCTTCGAATTCACCCTCGAAGCGGAGCCCGGCGCCGCGGACCTGATGGCCCTGCGAGATTTGGCCGAGTTCGAGGTGAAGAACCGGCTGCTCGCGGTGCCGGGGGTCGCGGGCGTGGAGCGGCTGGGCGGCTACCTTCGGCAGTTCCAGGTGCTGCTGGACCCCGACCAGATGGTGGCGCGAGGCATCAGCCTGGATGAAGTGGAGCACGCGCTGGAGGGCGCCAACCTCAACGCGTCCGGTGGCTTCGTGGTGCAGGGCCCCATGGAGTGGACCGTGCGCGCGGTGGGTCGCGCGCAGACGGTGGAGGACCTCAACTCCACGGTGGTGGCCCTGCGCGCGGGAACCCCCGTTCTGTTGGCGGACGTGGCCGACGTGCGCGAGGGCCCCGCGGTGCGGCGAGGAATCGCGCACCGGCTCAAGGGCGAGGTGGTGAGCTGCCGCGTCATCAAACAGTTCGGCGCGGACACGCAGCACGTCGCCAAGGGTGTGCGCGAGGCCATCCAGGAGCTGGCCGGGTCCATGCCCCCGGGTGTGCAGCTGCGCGTCGTCTATGACCAGTCGGAGCTGGTGGACGCCTCGCTGGGCGGGGTCAGCCGCGCCATCCTCCTGGGCGCGCTGCTGGTGGTGCTCGTCCTCTTCGGGTTGTTGGGAGACTGGCGCGCGGCGCTCATCGTCACGCTCACCCTGCCGCTGTCGCTGGCGCTCGCGGGGATTCTCCTCAAGCTCGGCGGCATCGGCATCAACACCATGACACTGGGAGGTCTGGCCATCGCCGTGGGCCTGCTGGTGGACGCGGCCATCATCGTCACGGAGAACATCATCCACGACCTGCGCGAGGGCGCGGGTCGCAAGTCCGTGCGCGAGGAGGCGCTCTCCGCCTCGCTCGAGGTGGGGCGCCCCATCGCCTTCGCCACGCTCATCGTCGTGTCTGTCTTCATCCCGCTGTTCGCGATGACAGGCATTGAAGGCCGCATGTACCAGCCGCTCGCCGCCGCGGTGGTGGCGTGTCTGGCCGCGTCGCTGGCCCTGGCGCTCACGTTGGTACCTGTCGCCTCCGCGCTCCTGCTCAAGGCGCCGCGCCCTGGACAGCCCGAGGACGTGTGGCTCATCCGCAAGGTCAAGGAGGTCTACGCGCCCCTGCTGGAGCACTGCATGCGCCGGGCGGGGCTGGTGCGGCTGGTGGCGTTGGTCATCACCCTCCCCGCGCTGGGACTCGCCTTCGCGGTGGGCAGCGACTTCATGCCCCGGCTGGACGAAGGCGCGTTCCTCCTCCAGACGGTGCTGCCGCCCGAGGCCTCGCTCGAGGAGGTGGACCGGCTCAACCACCTGGTGGAGGACGTGCTGCTGGGCTTCCCCGAGGTGGAGGACGTCGTGCGCCGCACAGGTCGCGCGGAGCGCACCGAGGACCCGATGCCTCACACGGTGTCGGACGTGCTCGTGGTGCTCAAGAAGGAGCGGGGCCGGGGACTGGAGGAGCTGGAAGACGCCATGCGCGTGGCGGTGGCGAAGGTGCCCGGCGTCAATGTGCTGTTCACCACGCCCCTGGGCATGCGCATCGACGAGGGCCTGGGCGGCAGCCCCGCGGACCTGTCCGTGCGCATCTTCGGCCCCGAGATGGAGACGCTCGCCACGCTGGGGGAGAAGGCGCGCGCCATCCTCGCGCAGGTGGACGGCGTGGAGGACCTGCGCGTGGAGAAGCTCAGCGGCCTGCCCCAGCTTCGCATCACCGTGAACCGCGCCGCGGTGGCGCGCGTGGGACTGACGCCGGGCGACGTCATCCGCGCCGTACGCGTGGGCCTGGTGGGCGAGGAGTCCTCCCAGGTGTGGCAGGGCCAGCGTCGGCATGACCTGGTGTTGCGGCTGGCGGACCACCGCCGGGGAGACCTCCAGGCGCTGCGCAACCTGCTGGTGGATGGACACGACGGCACGCGCATTCCGCTCAGCCAGCTGGCCACCATCGAGGAGACCTTCGGTGCGGGCAGCATCCGGCGCGAGGCGGGAAGCCGCCGCCTGGCGGTGGAGGCGAGCGTGTCCGGACGGGATTTGGGCAGCACCGCGGCCGAGGTGCGTGAGCGGCTCGCCGCGGGGCTGAAGCTGCCCACCGGTTACTTCATCGACGTGGGCGGCCGCGTGGAGAGCCAACAACGCGCCGCGCAATCACTGGCCATGGCCATCGCCGTCGCCATCCTCGCGGTGTTCATCCTGCTCTACCTCGCGCTGAACTCCGTGGCGGAGGCGCTCGTCATCCTCGCCACGCTCCCGGATGCCTTCGTCGGAGGAATCCTCGCGCTGTTGATCGCCGGGGAGACCTGGAACGTCTCCAGCCTCGTGGGTCTCATCGGTCTGTTTGGCATCGCCGTGCAGAACGGCCTGGTGTTGGTGTCGCAGACCAAGGACCTGCTCGCGCGCGGCAAACCCTTCGAGCAGGCCGTGCGCGAGGCCAGCCTCGGCCGCGTGCGCCCCAAGCTGATGACCGCCGCGACCGCCATCCTCGGCCTGCTGCCCTTGCTCGTGTTGCCTTTGCACGGGACGGAGATTGAGCGCCCCCTGGCCGTCGTCATGGTCGGTGGGCTCGTCACCTCCACGCTCTTCACCCTTCTAGTGTTGCCAACTTTTTACACTTTCGTGAATGGCATCAAAGACAAGCTCACGAGAAATGTGGCCGATTAG
- a CDS encoding peptidoglycan recognition protein family protein, producing MSIRLSTATAARTTAAATQSTVTAPPAGLRKGDSGPKVKQLQDAFVKLGYMTKAQVATGPGIFGSQTEAALKKFQGDKKLPTTGYYGEQSQAALKKALAGPSTPTTPTTPGNGTKPAVISAPSPNYDSRNGKDIDSIVLHHTASNDGKADLSWMRNPKSSVSAHYMVDRDGKIYQLVGDDKRAWHAGKSQLHGVPTDMNSRSIGIEIVNDGSGKTAFTEAQYKALTQLTSHLKQKYDVPMKNIVGHADVAVPKGRKNDPAPNFDWARLRKSIS from the coding sequence ATGAGCATCCGCCTCTCTACTGCCACTGCGGCTCGCACCACGGCCGCGGCCACCCAGAGCACTGTCACCGCTCCCCCCGCGGGGCTTCGCAAGGGCGACAGCGGCCCCAAGGTGAAGCAACTTCAAGATGCCTTCGTGAAGCTGGGCTACATGACGAAGGCCCAGGTGGCCACAGGCCCTGGAATCTTTGGCTCGCAGACTGAAGCTGCGTTGAAAAAGTTCCAGGGTGACAAAAAGCTACCCACCACTGGCTACTACGGTGAGCAGAGCCAGGCGGCGCTGAAGAAGGCGCTGGCGGGCCCCAGCACGCCGACGACGCCCACGACGCCGGGCAATGGCACCAAGCCCGCGGTCATCAGCGCGCCCTCGCCCAACTACGACTCGCGCAACGGCAAGGACATCGACTCCATCGTCCTGCACCACACGGCGTCCAACGACGGCAAGGCGGACCTGTCGTGGATGCGCAATCCGAAGAGCAGCGTGTCCGCGCACTACATGGTGGACCGCGACGGGAAGATTTATCAGCTCGTGGGTGACGACAAGCGCGCCTGGCACGCCGGCAAGAGCCAGCTCCACGGCGTTCCCACCGACATGAACTCCCGCTCCATCGGCATCGAAATCGTCAACGATGGCAGCGGCAAGACGGCCTTCACCGAGGCGCAGTACAAGGCCCTCACCCAGCTCACCAGCCACCTGAAGCAGAAGTACGACGTGCCCATGAAGAACATCGTGGGCCATGCCGACGTGGCGGTCCCCAAGGGCCGCAAGAACGACCCGGCGCCGAACTTCGACTGGGCGCGGCTGCGCAAGAGCATCTCCTGA
- a CDS encoding heavy metal-binding domain-containing protein — protein sequence MRPFLCVLASVFTLAACASEPKRLASSVDPSSPDAPEAPPAALPSALAAPPSTPPPASAPSSHAHHPEANTASPQDAGTAAYACPMHPEVQSNKPGETCPKCGMKLTPTKGQDAGPDTGHGGHGGHGGPP from the coding sequence ATGCGTCCCTTCTTGTGTGTCCTTGCGAGCGTTTTCACGCTCGCCGCCTGTGCTTCCGAGCCCAAGCGGCTCGCCTCATCGGTGGACCCCTCGAGCCCCGATGCGCCCGAGGCCCCGCCCGCCGCCCTCCCGAGTGCGCTCGCGGCGCCTCCGTCCACGCCGCCGCCCGCTTCGGCGCCCTCTTCGCACGCCCATCATCCGGAAGCCAACACGGCTTCGCCCCAGGATGCGGGCACGGCCGCCTACGCCTGCCCGATGCACCCCGAGGTCCAGTCCAACAAGCCCGGGGAGACGTGCCCCAAGTGCGGGATGAAGTTGACGCCGACGAAAGGCCAGGACGCGGGCCCTGACACCGGGCACGGCGGGCATGGTGGACACGGAGGACCTCCGTGA
- a CDS encoding TolC family protein, whose amino-acid sequence MRLVITTGALLFASGCATVQKERGHAEVATLVEERIGRKTRWNQGTPEDAQVERHLDELMKGPLTSDRAVEVALLNNPALQSTYEELGISQADMVQAGLLTNPSLSMTFGIPLTSDGESETEFSLVQGFLELFTMPLRKKVAREQFDADTLRVAHQALATAAEVRKAYREVQARQQLVELRRMVLVAADAAAELATLQYGQGNINDLALVTEKAFAEDTRLDLAREELALVEDREHLNQMLGLWGARTGWSITEKLPAPPAEEVSLEQLESRAVKQRLDIDAARKQVSALWNALELARSTRYIGRVDVGASVHGDPNGPRLLGPSLTVDLPIFDQRQALIARLEAQHRQGERQLAELSINARSNVRAARARLMTLRSVAERYQRGILPLREQVVEQSQLQYNAMQIGLYVLLEAKREQIGAYRTYIETIRDYWMALADLEQLVGGQLPGAGPGAKGDKAGQAPAHEQEAPEPAPSDHPTPENGHPPSHGGHGATP is encoded by the coding sequence GTGAGGCTCGTCATCACCACCGGCGCGCTGCTGTTCGCCAGCGGATGCGCCACGGTCCAGAAGGAGCGGGGCCACGCGGAGGTGGCCACGCTCGTCGAGGAGCGAATCGGGCGCAAGACGCGCTGGAACCAGGGGACGCCCGAGGATGCGCAGGTCGAGCGGCATCTCGATGAGCTGATGAAGGGGCCGCTCACCTCGGACCGCGCGGTGGAGGTGGCGCTGCTCAACAATCCCGCGCTCCAGTCCACCTACGAGGAGCTGGGCATCTCCCAGGCGGACATGGTGCAGGCGGGGCTGCTGACCAATCCGTCGCTGAGTATGACGTTCGGCATCCCGCTCACCAGCGATGGTGAGTCGGAGACGGAGTTCTCTCTGGTGCAGGGCTTCCTCGAGCTGTTCACGATGCCGCTGCGAAAGAAGGTGGCCCGGGAGCAGTTCGACGCGGACACGTTGCGCGTCGCGCATCAGGCGCTCGCGACCGCGGCGGAGGTGCGCAAGGCGTACCGCGAGGTGCAGGCGCGTCAGCAGCTCGTGGAGTTGCGCCGCATGGTGCTCGTCGCCGCCGACGCCGCGGCCGAGCTGGCGACGCTCCAGTATGGCCAGGGCAACATCAACGACCTGGCGCTCGTCACCGAGAAGGCCTTCGCGGAGGACACGCGGCTTGACCTCGCGCGGGAGGAGCTCGCGCTGGTGGAGGACCGGGAGCACCTGAACCAGATGCTGGGGCTGTGGGGTGCGCGGACGGGGTGGAGCATCACGGAGAAGCTGCCCGCGCCGCCGGCCGAAGAGGTCTCCCTGGAGCAGTTGGAGTCGCGCGCCGTGAAGCAGCGGCTGGATATCGACGCGGCTCGCAAGCAGGTCAGCGCGCTGTGGAACGCGCTCGAGCTGGCGCGGAGCACGCGCTACATCGGCCGCGTCGACGTGGGCGCGAGCGTCCATGGGGACCCGAACGGCCCCCGGCTCCTGGGTCCTTCGTTGACGGTGGACCTGCCCATCTTCGACCAGCGGCAGGCGCTCATCGCGCGGCTGGAGGCGCAGCACCGGCAGGGCGAGCGCCAGTTGGCGGAGCTGTCCATCAACGCGCGCTCGAATGTACGCGCCGCGAGGGCCCGGCTGATGACGCTGCGGTCCGTCGCCGAGCGATACCAGCGCGGCATCCTCCCGCTGCGGGAGCAGGTCGTCGAACAGTCCCAGCTTCAATACAACGCGATGCAGATTGGCCTGTACGTCCTGCTCGAGGCGAAGCGCGAGCAGATTGGCGCGTACCGCACGTACATCGAGACCATCCGCGACTACTGGATGGCGCTCGCGGACCTGGAGCAGCTCGTGGGAGGCCAGCTTCCGGGAGCGGGCCCTGGCGCGAAGGGGGACAAGGCAGGTCAGGCCCCCGCGCACGAGCAAGAAGCTCCCGAGCCCGCCCCTTCCGACCACCCCACTCCCGAGAATGGCCATCCGCCCTCGCATGGCGGCCACGGAGCGACACCATGA
- a CDS encoding multicopper oxidase family protein: MTRRSMLASAGATLAGGALLLRGNVAHAQSAPSAPVRRAPAPTRRDWLVPGMPGRDYRPVIVPNGTKLPWKIVGGVKVFHMVAEEVEHEFAPGIKANCWGYNGQVHGPTIEVVEGDRVRFYVTNRLPAPTTVHWHGLILPNGMDGVGGLNQKSIAPGETYLYEFTIRQHGTGMYHSHHDEMTQMALGMVGLFIMHPRRPVGPRVDRDFALLMHEWKVEPGARRPDPNEMTDFNLLTFNAKAFPGTEPLVVQQGERVRIRMGNLSAMDHHPIHLHGYHFRITETDAGPIPASAQWPETTVLVPVGSTRSIEFVADAPGDWAMHCHMTHHLMNQMGHDLPVVIGVNPGGLDAKVRTLLPGYMTMGQTGMGDMAEMGMPVPKNSIPMVGAKGKYDYITMGGMFTVVKVRERLTGDGDPGWYDNPPGTQSVAATSEELSRDGIDVNAVPRAEPASPGGHHKHG; this comes from the coding sequence ATGACTCGGCGGAGCATGTTGGCCAGCGCGGGTGCCACACTCGCGGGGGGCGCGTTGTTGCTCCGAGGGAACGTGGCCCATGCGCAGTCCGCGCCGAGCGCGCCTGTGCGACGCGCCCCCGCGCCCACGCGCAGGGACTGGCTTGTGCCTGGGATGCCGGGTCGGGACTATCGGCCCGTCATCGTGCCGAACGGAACGAAGCTGCCGTGGAAGATTGTCGGCGGCGTGAAGGTCTTCCACATGGTGGCCGAGGAGGTCGAGCACGAGTTCGCGCCGGGCATCAAGGCGAACTGCTGGGGTTACAACGGCCAGGTCCACGGTCCCACCATCGAGGTGGTGGAGGGAGACCGGGTGCGCTTCTACGTCACCAACCGACTGCCCGCGCCGACGACGGTGCACTGGCACGGGTTGATTCTCCCCAACGGGATGGATGGCGTGGGAGGGCTCAACCAGAAGTCCATCGCGCCGGGGGAGACGTACCTCTACGAGTTCACCATCCGCCAGCACGGCACGGGCATGTATCACTCGCACCATGACGAGATGACGCAGATGGCGCTCGGCATGGTGGGGTTGTTCATCATGCATCCTCGCCGGCCGGTGGGTCCGCGCGTGGACCGGGACTTCGCGCTGTTGATGCATGAGTGGAAGGTGGAGCCCGGCGCGCGCCGGCCCGACCCGAACGAGATGACGGACTTCAACCTGCTCACGTTCAACGCCAAGGCGTTCCCTGGAACGGAGCCCTTGGTGGTGCAGCAGGGTGAGCGGGTGCGCATCCGGATGGGCAACCTGAGCGCGATGGACCACCACCCCATCCACCTGCACGGCTATCACTTCCGCATCACCGAGACGGATGCGGGGCCCATCCCCGCGTCCGCGCAGTGGCCGGAGACCACGGTGCTGGTGCCCGTGGGCAGCACGCGCTCCATCGAGTTCGTCGCGGATGCCCCCGGCGATTGGGCCATGCACTGCCACATGACGCACCACCTGATGAACCAGATGGGCCATGACCTGCCGGTGGTCATCGGCGTGAATCCGGGGGGGCTCGACGCGAAGGTGCGCACGCTCTTGCCGGGCTACATGACGATGGGGCAGACGGGCATGGGGGACATGGCGGAGATGGGCATGCCCGTGCCGAAGAACTCGATTCCGATGGTCGGCGCGAAGGGCAAATACGACTACATCACGATGGGAGGCATGTTCACCGTGGTGAAGGTGCGCGAGCGGCTCACGGGAGACGGAGACCCGGGCTGGTACGACAACCCACCCGGCACGCAGTCCGTCGCGGCGACATCGGAGGAACTGAGTCGGGATGGCATCGACGTGAACGCGGTGCCTCGCGCCGAGCCGGCTTCGCCCGGGGGGCACCACAAACACGGCTGA
- a CDS encoding aromatic ring-hydroxylating dioxygenase subunit alpha has product MSSREEARTPGAAAGHVSVVHLPNAWFILCTSRELGDKPLSRMLQGTPLVLFRGEGGKPGALLDRCPHRNVPLSLGRVTQGQLQCGYHGWRFDTGGQCRAIPGFLGEPEARSRCVTSYAAREQDGFVWVYSTPGVEPSTEPYRFPLLDAREYTTVRRILRAPGSLHATLENTLDVPHTAYLHGGLFRTEEKRNEIEVVVRRSADRVEAEYIGEPRPSGVVGRLLAPGGGVVQHFDRFLMPSIAQVEYRIGDASHIMVTSAMTPVSDWDTMVYAVVTFRLPLPRWLLRAVLPVAMPVALHIFSQDARILKTQTESIRRFGTETYASTEIDVLGPGILRLLRAAEREKPGAVGDAVHETRLKMRT; this is encoded by the coding sequence ATGAGCTCCCGAGAGGAGGCGCGCACCCCAGGTGCGGCCGCCGGCCATGTCTCCGTCGTCCACCTGCCGAACGCCTGGTTCATCCTGTGTACGTCGCGAGAGCTGGGCGACAAACCTCTCTCCCGCATGCTCCAGGGAACGCCGCTGGTCCTCTTCCGGGGCGAAGGCGGCAAGCCCGGCGCCCTGCTGGACCGCTGTCCGCACCGCAACGTCCCCTTGTCCCTGGGCCGGGTGACGCAGGGCCAGCTCCAGTGCGGTTACCACGGCTGGCGCTTCGACACGGGAGGGCAGTGCCGCGCCATCCCTGGCTTCCTCGGCGAGCCCGAGGCCCGCTCCCGATGCGTGACGTCCTACGCGGCTCGCGAGCAGGACGGCTTCGTCTGGGTGTACTCCACACCGGGCGTCGAGCCCTCGACGGAGCCGTACCGGTTCCCTCTGTTGGATGCTCGCGAGTACACCACCGTGCGGCGCATCCTGCGCGCGCCGGGCTCGCTGCATGCGACGCTGGAGAACACGCTCGACGTGCCGCACACGGCCTACCTGCACGGCGGCTTGTTCCGCACCGAGGAGAAGCGCAACGAGATTGAGGTCGTCGTGCGCCGCAGCGCGGACCGCGTGGAGGCCGAGTACATCGGCGAGCCCCGCCCCAGCGGCGTCGTGGGCCGATTGCTGGCTCCAGGCGGCGGCGTGGTGCAGCACTTCGACCGCTTCCTCATGCCGTCCATCGCGCAGGTGGAATACCGCATCGGCGACGCGAGCCACATCATGGTGACCTCGGCGATGACCCCGGTGTCGGACTGGGACACGATGGTCTATGCGGTGGTGACGTTCCGCCTTCCGCTGCCGCGCTGGCTGCTGCGCGCCGTGCTGCCCGTGGCCATGCCCGTCGCGCTCCACATCTTCAGCCAGGACGCGCGCATCCTGAAGACACAGACGGAGAGCATCCGCCGCTTCGGCACCGAGACGTACGCCTCCACCGAGATTGATGTGCTCGGGCCCGGCATCCTCCGCCTGCTGCGCGCCGCCGAACGCGAGAAGCCTGGCGCCGTGGGCGACGCCGTCCATGAAACCCGATTGAAGATGCGGACCTGA